Proteins from a genomic interval of Tenacibaculum sp. SZ-18:
- a CDS encoding precorrin-2 dehydrogenase/sirohydrochlorin ferrochelatase family protein, with protein sequence MSEERNNLYPVFLKVEKLEILIVGGGFVAEEKLTFLLKSSPATKVTMVSPMFREGTVELAKKGAVTLIEDSYKTSYLKGKHMVIVTTDKPAVNIQVYMDCREQQKLVNVADNPPYCDFYMGGIVTKGNVKIAISTNGKSPTTAKRLRQFFEEVIPDKIDDLVKNLNDYRNIIKGNFEQKVEQLNEFTKSLVEKQE encoded by the coding sequence ATGAGCGAAGAAAGAAATAATTTGTATCCTGTTTTTTTAAAAGTAGAAAAGCTCGAAATTCTTATTGTTGGAGGTGGTTTTGTAGCAGAGGAAAAACTTACATTTTTATTAAAATCAAGTCCAGCCACAAAAGTAACAATGGTATCTCCAATGTTTAGAGAAGGAACTGTTGAATTAGCTAAAAAAGGAGCAGTTACCTTGATAGAAGATTCTTACAAAACATCTTATTTGAAGGGCAAGCATATGGTAATTGTTACAACAGATAAGCCTGCAGTAAATATTCAGGTATATATGGATTGTAGAGAGCAGCAGAAGTTAGTAAATGTAGCTGATAATCCTCCTTATTGTGATTTTTACATGGGCGGAATTGTAACTAAAGGAAATGTAAAAATAGCAATTTCAACAAATGGAAAATCACCAACAACAGCAAAAAGATTACGTCAGTTTTTTGAAGAAGTAATTCCAGATAAAATTGATGATTTGGTCAAAAATCTAAACGATTATAGAAATATTATCAAAGGAAACTTTGAACAAAAAGTAGAACAATTAAACGAGTTCACAAAGAGCTTAGTAGAAAAGCAAGAGTAA
- the cobA gene encoding uroporphyrinogen-III C-methyltransferase translates to MMMVTPKLTVVGAGPGDVDLITLKAIKALKNADVVLYDALVNIDLLEYVNPNAELIFVGKRRGCYRYQQEQINELIVERGKSHGHVVRLKGGDPFVFGRGAEEMEYAAKNGLEVAMVPGISSSLAVPAYQNIPLTKRGSSESFWVITGTTKQHKLSSDVILAAKSRATVVILMGMGKLSEILELFQKEGKHNLPVAIIQNGTTPEEKIGIGTVNTIENVVKEKQLSNPAIIILGKVVKHRKGILDIQHNILTETA, encoded by the coding sequence ATGATGATGGTAACACCAAAACTTACAGTTGTAGGAGCAGGTCCTGGAGATGTCGATTTAATAACGTTGAAAGCAATTAAAGCTTTAAAAAATGCAGATGTTGTTTTGTATGATGCTTTAGTTAATATTGATTTACTGGAATATGTGAATCCGAATGCAGAATTAATTTTTGTAGGAAAAAGGAGAGGTTGCTATCGATATCAACAAGAACAAATTAATGAGCTAATTGTAGAGCGTGGTAAATCACATGGTCATGTAGTTCGTTTAAAAGGAGGAGACCCGTTTGTTTTTGGTAGAGGAGCAGAAGAAATGGAATATGCAGCAAAAAATGGATTAGAAGTTGCAATGGTCCCTGGAATTTCTTCATCTCTTGCTGTGCCCGCTTATCAAAATATTCCATTAACAAAAAGAGGAAGTTCAGAAAGTTTTTGGGTAATCACAGGAACTACTAAACAACATAAATTATCAAGTGATGTAATATTGGCGGCGAAATCTAGAGCTACTGTTGTAATTTTAATGGGTATGGGAAAATTATCTGAGATACTAGAGCTTTTTCAGAAAGAAGGTAAACATAATTTACCAGTAGCGATTATTCAAAACGGAACCACTCCAGAAGAAAAAATAGGAATTGGGACCGTTAATACAATTGAAAATGTAGTAAAAGAAAAACAATTAAGTAATCCCGCCATTATTATACTTGGAAAAGTTGTAAAACACCGAAAGGGAATATTAGATATTCAACACAATATTTTAACAGAAACAGCATAA